The segment AAGGCTCCTTGGTCGCCACATAGGCTTTTATTTCTTTTTCACTTAATGTTTTAATTTTCACGCGGGTTTCTTCTGTAGCTATGTAGTGTTTTTCCGCCTGCATATCAATCACCGCTATACCTGAAACGACCGTATGAAATCTGCCGCTTAAGGCTTTTAAATGCGCTATTGCTTCTTTTCCATCTCGGGGTTTACCTATAATTTTCTTTCCCAAACACACAAAAGTATCTGCGGAAATAATTATTGCATTTTTATATTTTCGAGCAACCGCCATTCCCTTTTCTAAAGCAAGATACTGGGCTAATTCTTTGCGAGGTTTACGGATGGTCATATCCTCAACATAATCACTATGGACAATTTCAAAAGGTATACCCAGCTGCTTGAGCAGTTTCTTTCTACGTGGAGATGATGAGGCCAAAATAATCTTTTTCATGCATATTGTTTTATCTCTAAATATTTATAAAGTCAATGAATATAAAAACACCTTCTCACATAAAAAAAGGCACTGGGTGTATAGAAACACCCGTGCCATTTTTTTATGCTCATTTTTCGCAAATATTATTCAGATGATTTTAACAAACGTACCTTGATGATATCCTTTACGGCAGCGATATTTGCTATTACTTCTTCAGGAACATCTCCATCAATATCTACAATAGTATAAGCAACATCATCTTTACTCTTATTAAGCATTTCAGAGATATTCAGTTTTGCATCAGCTAAAATAGTTGATATATGCCCAACAACACCAGATACATTGTTATTTGCTATACATATACGTGACACGGCAACTGTTCCTAAAGAACATGCAGGAAAATTTACTGAATTAATGATATTCCCATTTTCAATAAAATCCTTTATTTGTTTTACAACCATCATTGCACAATTTTCTT is part of the Candidatus Ancaeobacter aquaticus genome and harbors:
- a CDS encoding Maf family protein, which gives rise to MKKIILASSSPRRKKLLKQLGIPFEIVHSDYVEDMTIRKPRKELAQYLALEKGMAVARKYKNAIIISADTFVCLGKKIIGKPRDGKEAIAHLKALSGRFHTVVSGIAVIDMQAEKHYIATEETRVKIKTLSEKEIKAYVATKEPLDKAGAYAIQGLGGALVEEVDGDYFNVIGLPLSKLSILLKKVGIHIY